A window from Labrus mixtus chromosome 14, fLabMix1.1, whole genome shotgun sequence encodes these proteins:
- the aifm1 gene encoding apoptosis-inducing factor 1, mitochondrial isoform X6 — MLKCRTVWRKLAPLARASSTVCRQNVRRTGLTHGRLPAQVPAAHMSTGPTGGGRENQLYFLLVGVTCVGAGVYAYRTVKGDQLRYQDRIDEISSRQEKFNTENSDTPSESEPVLAAESVEATETQVVPKPEPQAEPVPESEAEPSPEPQAEPLPEEPSPPVPDAEVEAPSETTEPPLGESTPVSLKVPSHTPYLLIGGGTASFAAARSIRARDPDAKVLIVTDEPDLPYMRPPLSKELWFSDDPSVTETLRFKQWNGKERSIYFQPASFYINPEELEGAENGGVAVLTGRKVVHMDVRGNKVKLDDDTEISYDKCLIATGGVPRNLQVMERAGEEVMKRTTLFRKVDDFKSLDKVSRNIKSITIIGGGFLGSELACALGRRSNDSGLEVIQMYPEKGNMGKVLPEYLSNWTTEKVKREGVKIISEALVKSVTCKDDKVEILLKDGRLVKTDHIVAAVGLEPNVDLAKSAGLEVDSDFGGFRVNAELQARSNIWVAGDAACFYDIRLGRRRVEHHDHAVVSGRLAGENMTGANKPYWHQSMFWSDLGPDVGYEAIGIVDSSLPTVGVFAKATSKDTPRAATEKSGTGIRSESETEDTATSPVASSTPAPSVEQHRDDYGKGVIFYLRDKVVVGIILWNVFNRMPIARKIIKDGEEHADLNEVAKLFNIHED; from the exons GTTTAACCCATGGCCGACTACCAGCACAAGTTCCTGCGGCTCATATGTCCACTGGGCCTACAGGGGGAGGCCGTGAAAACCAGCTGTACTTCCTTCTGGTTGGAGTAACCTGCGTTGGAGCTGGAGTTTAT gCATACCGAACTGTAAAGGGGGACCAACTACGATATCAGGACCGTATTGATGAGATTTCTTCCAGACAAGAGAAGTTCAACACAGAAAATTCAGACACACCCAGCGAGTCGGAGCCCGTGTTAGCAGCTGAAT CTGTGGAAGCCACTGAGACACAGG tTGTCCCTAAGCCAGAACCACAGGCAGAACCTGTACCAGAATCTGAGGCAGAGCCTTCACCAGAACCACAAGCAGAACCCTTACCAGAGGAGCCGAGCCCCCCTGTCCCTGACGCTGAAGTAGAAGCCCCCAGTGAAACAACTGAACCACCCctag GAGAGtccacacctgtctctctcaagGTCCCCTCACACACCCCCTACCTTCTTATTGGTGGAGGTACTGCCTCTTTTGCTGCTGCCCGCTCAATCCGAGCTAGAGACCCAGATGCTAAG GTACTTATTGTGACTGATGAGCCAGACCTTCCGTACATGAGGCCGCCTCTTTCTAAAGAACTTTGGTTCTCTGATGACCCCAGTGTGACAGAAACACTGCGATTCAAACAGTGGAATGGAAAGGAAAgaag TATCTACTTCCAGCCGGCATCATTTTATATAAATCCAGAAGAATTGGAAGGTGCAGAAAATGGTGGAGTGGCTGTTCTCACTGGCAGAaag GTGGTCCACATGGACGTGAGAGGAAACAAGGTGAAACTTGACGACGATACTGAGATTTCATATGACAAGTGTTTGATCGCTACAG GTGGTGTGCCAAGAAACCTGCAGGTCatggagagagcaggagaggaggtgatgaagagGACCACTTTGTTCCGCAAG GTTGATGACTTTAAATCTTTGGACAAGGTGTCCAGAAACATCAAGTCCATCACGATCATTGGAGGCGGCTTCTTGGGCAGCGAGCTGGCCTGTGCCCTTGGCAGGAGAT CAAATGATTCTGGCCTGGAGGTGATTCAGATGTACCCTGAGAAAGGAAACATGGGGAAAGTGTTGCCTGAGTATCTGAGCAACTGGAcaacagaaaaagtcaaaagag AGGGTGTGAAAATAATCTCAGAAGCTCTGGTGAAATCGGTGACCTGCAAAGATGACAAGGTGGAAATCCTGCTGAAAGATGGCCGACTG GTCAAAACGGACCACATAGTGGCGGCTGTTGGCCTGGAGCCCAATGTTGACCTTGCAAAGTCAGCAGGTCTAGAGGTGGACTCTGACTTTGGTGGCTTTCGGGTCAATGCAGAGCTGCAAGCTAGATCCAATATTTGGGTG GCAGGAGACGCTGCGTGTTTCTATGACATCAGACTGGGCCGCAGACGAGTGGAGCACCATGATCACGCCGTTGTAAGCGGGAGACTCGCAGGGGAGAACATGACGGGGGCCAACAAACCCTACTGGCATCAGTCTATGTTCTG GAGTGACCTGGGACCAGATGTGGGATATGAGGCCATTGGGATTGTTGACAGCAGCCTGCCAACAGTGGGAGTGTTTGCCAAAGCCACATCCAAAGACACACCTAGAGCTGCCACAGAGAAGTCAG GGACAGGGATCCGCTCAGAAAGTGAAACCGAGGACACAGCCACCAGCCCGGTCGCTTCTTCAACACCTGCTCCATCTGTGGAGCAGCACAGAGACGACTACGGGAAAGGAGTCATCTTCTACCTGAGAGACAAAGTGGTGGTGGGCATTATCCTGTGGAACGTGTTTAACAGGATGCCTATTGCAAGAAAG ATAATCAAAGATGGAGAGGAACATGCAGATCTGAATGAAGTAGCCAAGCTTTTCAACATCCACGAGGATTAA
- the aifm1 gene encoding apoptosis-inducing factor 1, mitochondrial isoform X3 produces the protein MLKCRTVWRKLAPLARASSTVCRQNVRRTGLTHGRLPAQVPAAHMSTGPTGGGRENQLYFLLVGVTCVGAGVYAYRTVKGDQLRYQDRIDEISSRQEKFNTENSDTPSESEPVLAAESVEATETQVVPKPEPQAEPVPESEAEPSPEPQAEPLPEEPSPPVPDAEVEAPSETTEPPLAEEPVVEAPPEEPAEPHAVPVVEEVGESTPVSLKVPSHTPYLLIGGGTASFAAARSIRARDPDAKVLIVTDEPDLPYMRPPLSKELWFSDDPSVTETLRFKQWNGKERSIYFQPASFYINPEELEGAENGGVAVLTGRKVVHMDVRGNKVKLDDDTEISYDKCLIATGGVPRNLQVMERAGEEVMKRTTLFRKVDDFKSLDKVSRNIKSITIIGGGFLGSELACALGRRSNDSGLEVIQMYPEKGNMGKVLPEYLSNWTTEKVKREGVKIISEALVKSVTCKDDKVEILLKDGRLVKTDHIVAAVGLEPNVDLAKSAGLEVDSDFGGFRVNAELQARSNIWVAGDAACFYDIRLGRRRVEHHDHAVVSGRLAGENMTGANKPYWHQSMFWSDLGPDVGYEAIGIVDSSLPTVGVFAKATSKDTPRAATEKSGTGIRSESETEDTATSPVASSTPAPSVEQHRDDYGKGVIFYLRDKVVVGIILWNVFNRMPIARKIIKDGEEHADLNEVAKLFNIHED, from the exons GTTTAACCCATGGCCGACTACCAGCACAAGTTCCTGCGGCTCATATGTCCACTGGGCCTACAGGGGGAGGCCGTGAAAACCAGCTGTACTTCCTTCTGGTTGGAGTAACCTGCGTTGGAGCTGGAGTTTAT gCATACCGAACTGTAAAGGGGGACCAACTACGATATCAGGACCGTATTGATGAGATTTCTTCCAGACAAGAGAAGTTCAACACAGAAAATTCAGACACACCCAGCGAGTCGGAGCCCGTGTTAGCAGCTGAAT CTGTGGAAGCCACTGAGACACAGG tTGTCCCTAAGCCAGAACCACAGGCAGAACCTGTACCAGAATCTGAGGCAGAGCCTTCACCAGAACCACAAGCAGAACCCTTACCAGAGGAGCCGAGCCCCCCTGTCCCTGACGCTGAAGTAGAAGCCCCCAGTGAAACAACTGAACCACCCctag CAGAAGAGCCGGTGGTAGAAGCCCCCCCAGAGGAGCCAGCAGAACCACATGCTGTGCCTGTAGTTGAGGAGG TAGGAGAGtccacacctgtctctctcaagGTCCCCTCACACACCCCCTACCTTCTTATTGGTGGAGGTACTGCCTCTTTTGCTGCTGCCCGCTCAATCCGAGCTAGAGACCCAGATGCTAAG GTACTTATTGTGACTGATGAGCCAGACCTTCCGTACATGAGGCCGCCTCTTTCTAAAGAACTTTGGTTCTCTGATGACCCCAGTGTGACAGAAACACTGCGATTCAAACAGTGGAATGGAAAGGAAAgaag TATCTACTTCCAGCCGGCATCATTTTATATAAATCCAGAAGAATTGGAAGGTGCAGAAAATGGTGGAGTGGCTGTTCTCACTGGCAGAaag GTGGTCCACATGGACGTGAGAGGAAACAAGGTGAAACTTGACGACGATACTGAGATTTCATATGACAAGTGTTTGATCGCTACAG GTGGTGTGCCAAGAAACCTGCAGGTCatggagagagcaggagaggaggtgatgaagagGACCACTTTGTTCCGCAAG GTTGATGACTTTAAATCTTTGGACAAGGTGTCCAGAAACATCAAGTCCATCACGATCATTGGAGGCGGCTTCTTGGGCAGCGAGCTGGCCTGTGCCCTTGGCAGGAGAT CAAATGATTCTGGCCTGGAGGTGATTCAGATGTACCCTGAGAAAGGAAACATGGGGAAAGTGTTGCCTGAGTATCTGAGCAACTGGAcaacagaaaaagtcaaaagag AGGGTGTGAAAATAATCTCAGAAGCTCTGGTGAAATCGGTGACCTGCAAAGATGACAAGGTGGAAATCCTGCTGAAAGATGGCCGACTG GTCAAAACGGACCACATAGTGGCGGCTGTTGGCCTGGAGCCCAATGTTGACCTTGCAAAGTCAGCAGGTCTAGAGGTGGACTCTGACTTTGGTGGCTTTCGGGTCAATGCAGAGCTGCAAGCTAGATCCAATATTTGGGTG GCAGGAGACGCTGCGTGTTTCTATGACATCAGACTGGGCCGCAGACGAGTGGAGCACCATGATCACGCCGTTGTAAGCGGGAGACTCGCAGGGGAGAACATGACGGGGGCCAACAAACCCTACTGGCATCAGTCTATGTTCTG GAGTGACCTGGGACCAGATGTGGGATATGAGGCCATTGGGATTGTTGACAGCAGCCTGCCAACAGTGGGAGTGTTTGCCAAAGCCACATCCAAAGACACACCTAGAGCTGCCACAGAGAAGTCAG GGACAGGGATCCGCTCAGAAAGTGAAACCGAGGACACAGCCACCAGCCCGGTCGCTTCTTCAACACCTGCTCCATCTGTGGAGCAGCACAGAGACGACTACGGGAAAGGAGTCATCTTCTACCTGAGAGACAAAGTGGTGGTGGGCATTATCCTGTGGAACGTGTTTAACAGGATGCCTATTGCAAGAAAG ATAATCAAAGATGGAGAGGAACATGCAGATCTGAATGAAGTAGCCAAGCTTTTCAACATCCACGAGGATTAA
- the aifm1 gene encoding apoptosis-inducing factor 1, mitochondrial isoform X1, translated as MLKCRTVWRKLAPLARASSTVCRQNVRRTGLTHGRLPAQVPAAHMSTGPTGGGRENQLYFLLVGVTCVGAGVYAYRTVKGDQLRYQDRIDEISSRQEKFNTENSDTPSESEPVLAAESVEATETQVVPKPEPQAEPVPESEAEPSPEPQAEPLPEEPSPPVPDAEVEAPSETTEPPLAEEPVVEAPPEEPAEPHAVPVVEEEPLPPSEPSPIELTESPPPPEPHVESDPPAEAAAESPAAEPPEPEPQPELVSESVGESTPVSLKVPSHTPYLLIGGGTASFAAARSIRARDPDAKVLIVTDEPDLPYMRPPLSKELWFSDDPSVTETLRFKQWNGKERSIYFQPASFYINPEELEGAENGGVAVLTGRKVVHMDVRGNKVKLDDDTEISYDKCLIATGGVPRNLQVMERAGEEVMKRTTLFRKVDDFKSLDKVSRNIKSITIIGGGFLGSELACALGRRSNDSGLEVIQMYPEKGNMGKVLPEYLSNWTTEKVKREGVKIISEALVKSVTCKDDKVEILLKDGRLVKTDHIVAAVGLEPNVDLAKSAGLEVDSDFGGFRVNAELQARSNIWVAGDAACFYDIRLGRRRVEHHDHAVVSGRLAGENMTGANKPYWHQSMFWSDLGPDVGYEAIGIVDSSLPTVGVFAKATSKDTPRAATEKSGTGIRSESETEDTATSPVASSTPAPSVEQHRDDYGKGVIFYLRDKVVVGIILWNVFNRMPIARKIIKDGEEHADLNEVAKLFNIHED; from the exons GTTTAACCCATGGCCGACTACCAGCACAAGTTCCTGCGGCTCATATGTCCACTGGGCCTACAGGGGGAGGCCGTGAAAACCAGCTGTACTTCCTTCTGGTTGGAGTAACCTGCGTTGGAGCTGGAGTTTAT gCATACCGAACTGTAAAGGGGGACCAACTACGATATCAGGACCGTATTGATGAGATTTCTTCCAGACAAGAGAAGTTCAACACAGAAAATTCAGACACACCCAGCGAGTCGGAGCCCGTGTTAGCAGCTGAAT CTGTGGAAGCCACTGAGACACAGG tTGTCCCTAAGCCAGAACCACAGGCAGAACCTGTACCAGAATCTGAGGCAGAGCCTTCACCAGAACCACAAGCAGAACCCTTACCAGAGGAGCCGAGCCCCCCTGTCCCTGACGCTGAAGTAGAAGCCCCCAGTGAAACAACTGAACCACCCctag CAGAAGAGCCGGTGGTAGAAGCCCCCCCAGAGGAGCCAGCAGAACCACATGCTGTGCCTGTAGTTGAGGAGG AACCCTTGCCCCCATCTGAGCCGTCCCCAATCGAACTAACAGAGTCGCCACCGCCCCCTGAACCTCATGTGGAGAGTG ACCCtccagcagaagcagcagcagaaagccCTGCAGCAGAGCCGCCTGAGCCTGAGCCTCAGCCTGAACTGGTGTCAGAGAGTG TAGGAGAGtccacacctgtctctctcaagGTCCCCTCACACACCCCCTACCTTCTTATTGGTGGAGGTACTGCCTCTTTTGCTGCTGCCCGCTCAATCCGAGCTAGAGACCCAGATGCTAAG GTACTTATTGTGACTGATGAGCCAGACCTTCCGTACATGAGGCCGCCTCTTTCTAAAGAACTTTGGTTCTCTGATGACCCCAGTGTGACAGAAACACTGCGATTCAAACAGTGGAATGGAAAGGAAAgaag TATCTACTTCCAGCCGGCATCATTTTATATAAATCCAGAAGAATTGGAAGGTGCAGAAAATGGTGGAGTGGCTGTTCTCACTGGCAGAaag GTGGTCCACATGGACGTGAGAGGAAACAAGGTGAAACTTGACGACGATACTGAGATTTCATATGACAAGTGTTTGATCGCTACAG GTGGTGTGCCAAGAAACCTGCAGGTCatggagagagcaggagaggaggtgatgaagagGACCACTTTGTTCCGCAAG GTTGATGACTTTAAATCTTTGGACAAGGTGTCCAGAAACATCAAGTCCATCACGATCATTGGAGGCGGCTTCTTGGGCAGCGAGCTGGCCTGTGCCCTTGGCAGGAGAT CAAATGATTCTGGCCTGGAGGTGATTCAGATGTACCCTGAGAAAGGAAACATGGGGAAAGTGTTGCCTGAGTATCTGAGCAACTGGAcaacagaaaaagtcaaaagag AGGGTGTGAAAATAATCTCAGAAGCTCTGGTGAAATCGGTGACCTGCAAAGATGACAAGGTGGAAATCCTGCTGAAAGATGGCCGACTG GTCAAAACGGACCACATAGTGGCGGCTGTTGGCCTGGAGCCCAATGTTGACCTTGCAAAGTCAGCAGGTCTAGAGGTGGACTCTGACTTTGGTGGCTTTCGGGTCAATGCAGAGCTGCAAGCTAGATCCAATATTTGGGTG GCAGGAGACGCTGCGTGTTTCTATGACATCAGACTGGGCCGCAGACGAGTGGAGCACCATGATCACGCCGTTGTAAGCGGGAGACTCGCAGGGGAGAACATGACGGGGGCCAACAAACCCTACTGGCATCAGTCTATGTTCTG GAGTGACCTGGGACCAGATGTGGGATATGAGGCCATTGGGATTGTTGACAGCAGCCTGCCAACAGTGGGAGTGTTTGCCAAAGCCACATCCAAAGACACACCTAGAGCTGCCACAGAGAAGTCAG GGACAGGGATCCGCTCAGAAAGTGAAACCGAGGACACAGCCACCAGCCCGGTCGCTTCTTCAACACCTGCTCCATCTGTGGAGCAGCACAGAGACGACTACGGGAAAGGAGTCATCTTCTACCTGAGAGACAAAGTGGTGGTGGGCATTATCCTGTGGAACGTGTTTAACAGGATGCCTATTGCAAGAAAG ATAATCAAAGATGGAGAGGAACATGCAGATCTGAATGAAGTAGCCAAGCTTTTCAACATCCACGAGGATTAA
- the aifm1 gene encoding apoptosis-inducing factor 1, mitochondrial isoform X2, translating into MLKCRTVWRKLAPLARASSTVCRQNVRRTGLTHGRLPAQVPAAHMSTGPTGGGRENQLYFLLVGVTCVGAGVYAYRTVKGDQLRYQDRIDEISSRQEKFNTENSDTPSESEPVLAAESVEATETQVVPKPEPQAEPVPESEAEPSPEPQAEPLPEEPSPPVPDAEVEAPSETTEPPLEEPVVEAPPEEPAEPHAVPVVEEEPLPPSEPSPIELTESPPPPEPHVESDPPAEAAAESPAAEPPEPEPQPELVSESVGESTPVSLKVPSHTPYLLIGGGTASFAAARSIRARDPDAKVLIVTDEPDLPYMRPPLSKELWFSDDPSVTETLRFKQWNGKERSIYFQPASFYINPEELEGAENGGVAVLTGRKVVHMDVRGNKVKLDDDTEISYDKCLIATGGVPRNLQVMERAGEEVMKRTTLFRKVDDFKSLDKVSRNIKSITIIGGGFLGSELACALGRRSNDSGLEVIQMYPEKGNMGKVLPEYLSNWTTEKVKREGVKIISEALVKSVTCKDDKVEILLKDGRLVKTDHIVAAVGLEPNVDLAKSAGLEVDSDFGGFRVNAELQARSNIWVAGDAACFYDIRLGRRRVEHHDHAVVSGRLAGENMTGANKPYWHQSMFWSDLGPDVGYEAIGIVDSSLPTVGVFAKATSKDTPRAATEKSGTGIRSESETEDTATSPVASSTPAPSVEQHRDDYGKGVIFYLRDKVVVGIILWNVFNRMPIARKIIKDGEEHADLNEVAKLFNIHED; encoded by the exons GTTTAACCCATGGCCGACTACCAGCACAAGTTCCTGCGGCTCATATGTCCACTGGGCCTACAGGGGGAGGCCGTGAAAACCAGCTGTACTTCCTTCTGGTTGGAGTAACCTGCGTTGGAGCTGGAGTTTAT gCATACCGAACTGTAAAGGGGGACCAACTACGATATCAGGACCGTATTGATGAGATTTCTTCCAGACAAGAGAAGTTCAACACAGAAAATTCAGACACACCCAGCGAGTCGGAGCCCGTGTTAGCAGCTGAAT CTGTGGAAGCCACTGAGACACAGG tTGTCCCTAAGCCAGAACCACAGGCAGAACCTGTACCAGAATCTGAGGCAGAGCCTTCACCAGAACCACAAGCAGAACCCTTACCAGAGGAGCCGAGCCCCCCTGTCCCTGACGCTGAAGTAGAAGCCCCCAGTGAAACAACTGAACCACCCctag AAGAGCCGGTGGTAGAAGCCCCCCCAGAGGAGCCAGCAGAACCACATGCTGTGCCTGTAGTTGAGGAGG AACCCTTGCCCCCATCTGAGCCGTCCCCAATCGAACTAACAGAGTCGCCACCGCCCCCTGAACCTCATGTGGAGAGTG ACCCtccagcagaagcagcagcagaaagccCTGCAGCAGAGCCGCCTGAGCCTGAGCCTCAGCCTGAACTGGTGTCAGAGAGTG TAGGAGAGtccacacctgtctctctcaagGTCCCCTCACACACCCCCTACCTTCTTATTGGTGGAGGTACTGCCTCTTTTGCTGCTGCCCGCTCAATCCGAGCTAGAGACCCAGATGCTAAG GTACTTATTGTGACTGATGAGCCAGACCTTCCGTACATGAGGCCGCCTCTTTCTAAAGAACTTTGGTTCTCTGATGACCCCAGTGTGACAGAAACACTGCGATTCAAACAGTGGAATGGAAAGGAAAgaag TATCTACTTCCAGCCGGCATCATTTTATATAAATCCAGAAGAATTGGAAGGTGCAGAAAATGGTGGAGTGGCTGTTCTCACTGGCAGAaag GTGGTCCACATGGACGTGAGAGGAAACAAGGTGAAACTTGACGACGATACTGAGATTTCATATGACAAGTGTTTGATCGCTACAG GTGGTGTGCCAAGAAACCTGCAGGTCatggagagagcaggagaggaggtgatgaagagGACCACTTTGTTCCGCAAG GTTGATGACTTTAAATCTTTGGACAAGGTGTCCAGAAACATCAAGTCCATCACGATCATTGGAGGCGGCTTCTTGGGCAGCGAGCTGGCCTGTGCCCTTGGCAGGAGAT CAAATGATTCTGGCCTGGAGGTGATTCAGATGTACCCTGAGAAAGGAAACATGGGGAAAGTGTTGCCTGAGTATCTGAGCAACTGGAcaacagaaaaagtcaaaagag AGGGTGTGAAAATAATCTCAGAAGCTCTGGTGAAATCGGTGACCTGCAAAGATGACAAGGTGGAAATCCTGCTGAAAGATGGCCGACTG GTCAAAACGGACCACATAGTGGCGGCTGTTGGCCTGGAGCCCAATGTTGACCTTGCAAAGTCAGCAGGTCTAGAGGTGGACTCTGACTTTGGTGGCTTTCGGGTCAATGCAGAGCTGCAAGCTAGATCCAATATTTGGGTG GCAGGAGACGCTGCGTGTTTCTATGACATCAGACTGGGCCGCAGACGAGTGGAGCACCATGATCACGCCGTTGTAAGCGGGAGACTCGCAGGGGAGAACATGACGGGGGCCAACAAACCCTACTGGCATCAGTCTATGTTCTG GAGTGACCTGGGACCAGATGTGGGATATGAGGCCATTGGGATTGTTGACAGCAGCCTGCCAACAGTGGGAGTGTTTGCCAAAGCCACATCCAAAGACACACCTAGAGCTGCCACAGAGAAGTCAG GGACAGGGATCCGCTCAGAAAGTGAAACCGAGGACACAGCCACCAGCCCGGTCGCTTCTTCAACACCTGCTCCATCTGTGGAGCAGCACAGAGACGACTACGGGAAAGGAGTCATCTTCTACCTGAGAGACAAAGTGGTGGTGGGCATTATCCTGTGGAACGTGTTTAACAGGATGCCTATTGCAAGAAAG ATAATCAAAGATGGAGAGGAACATGCAGATCTGAATGAAGTAGCCAAGCTTTTCAACATCCACGAGGATTAA
- the aifm1 gene encoding apoptosis-inducing factor 1, mitochondrial isoform X4 has protein sequence MLKCRTVWRKLAPLARASSTVCRQNVRRTGLTHGRLPAQVPAAHMSTGPTGGGRENQLYFLLVGVTCVGAGVYAYRTVKGDQLRYQDRIDEISSRQEKFNTENSDTPSESEPVLAAESVEATETQVVPKPEPQAEPVPESEAEPSPEPQAEPLPEEPSPPVPDAEVEAPSETTEPPLEEPVVEAPPEEPAEPHAVPVVEEVGESTPVSLKVPSHTPYLLIGGGTASFAAARSIRARDPDAKVLIVTDEPDLPYMRPPLSKELWFSDDPSVTETLRFKQWNGKERSIYFQPASFYINPEELEGAENGGVAVLTGRKVVHMDVRGNKVKLDDDTEISYDKCLIATGGVPRNLQVMERAGEEVMKRTTLFRKVDDFKSLDKVSRNIKSITIIGGGFLGSELACALGRRSNDSGLEVIQMYPEKGNMGKVLPEYLSNWTTEKVKREGVKIISEALVKSVTCKDDKVEILLKDGRLVKTDHIVAAVGLEPNVDLAKSAGLEVDSDFGGFRVNAELQARSNIWVAGDAACFYDIRLGRRRVEHHDHAVVSGRLAGENMTGANKPYWHQSMFWSDLGPDVGYEAIGIVDSSLPTVGVFAKATSKDTPRAATEKSGTGIRSESETEDTATSPVASSTPAPSVEQHRDDYGKGVIFYLRDKVVVGIILWNVFNRMPIARKIIKDGEEHADLNEVAKLFNIHED, from the exons GTTTAACCCATGGCCGACTACCAGCACAAGTTCCTGCGGCTCATATGTCCACTGGGCCTACAGGGGGAGGCCGTGAAAACCAGCTGTACTTCCTTCTGGTTGGAGTAACCTGCGTTGGAGCTGGAGTTTAT gCATACCGAACTGTAAAGGGGGACCAACTACGATATCAGGACCGTATTGATGAGATTTCTTCCAGACAAGAGAAGTTCAACACAGAAAATTCAGACACACCCAGCGAGTCGGAGCCCGTGTTAGCAGCTGAAT CTGTGGAAGCCACTGAGACACAGG tTGTCCCTAAGCCAGAACCACAGGCAGAACCTGTACCAGAATCTGAGGCAGAGCCTTCACCAGAACCACAAGCAGAACCCTTACCAGAGGAGCCGAGCCCCCCTGTCCCTGACGCTGAAGTAGAAGCCCCCAGTGAAACAACTGAACCACCCctag AAGAGCCGGTGGTAGAAGCCCCCCCAGAGGAGCCAGCAGAACCACATGCTGTGCCTGTAGTTGAGGAGG TAGGAGAGtccacacctgtctctctcaagGTCCCCTCACACACCCCCTACCTTCTTATTGGTGGAGGTACTGCCTCTTTTGCTGCTGCCCGCTCAATCCGAGCTAGAGACCCAGATGCTAAG GTACTTATTGTGACTGATGAGCCAGACCTTCCGTACATGAGGCCGCCTCTTTCTAAAGAACTTTGGTTCTCTGATGACCCCAGTGTGACAGAAACACTGCGATTCAAACAGTGGAATGGAAAGGAAAgaag TATCTACTTCCAGCCGGCATCATTTTATATAAATCCAGAAGAATTGGAAGGTGCAGAAAATGGTGGAGTGGCTGTTCTCACTGGCAGAaag GTGGTCCACATGGACGTGAGAGGAAACAAGGTGAAACTTGACGACGATACTGAGATTTCATATGACAAGTGTTTGATCGCTACAG GTGGTGTGCCAAGAAACCTGCAGGTCatggagagagcaggagaggaggtgatgaagagGACCACTTTGTTCCGCAAG GTTGATGACTTTAAATCTTTGGACAAGGTGTCCAGAAACATCAAGTCCATCACGATCATTGGAGGCGGCTTCTTGGGCAGCGAGCTGGCCTGTGCCCTTGGCAGGAGAT CAAATGATTCTGGCCTGGAGGTGATTCAGATGTACCCTGAGAAAGGAAACATGGGGAAAGTGTTGCCTGAGTATCTGAGCAACTGGAcaacagaaaaagtcaaaagag AGGGTGTGAAAATAATCTCAGAAGCTCTGGTGAAATCGGTGACCTGCAAAGATGACAAGGTGGAAATCCTGCTGAAAGATGGCCGACTG GTCAAAACGGACCACATAGTGGCGGCTGTTGGCCTGGAGCCCAATGTTGACCTTGCAAAGTCAGCAGGTCTAGAGGTGGACTCTGACTTTGGTGGCTTTCGGGTCAATGCAGAGCTGCAAGCTAGATCCAATATTTGGGTG GCAGGAGACGCTGCGTGTTTCTATGACATCAGACTGGGCCGCAGACGAGTGGAGCACCATGATCACGCCGTTGTAAGCGGGAGACTCGCAGGGGAGAACATGACGGGGGCCAACAAACCCTACTGGCATCAGTCTATGTTCTG GAGTGACCTGGGACCAGATGTGGGATATGAGGCCATTGGGATTGTTGACAGCAGCCTGCCAACAGTGGGAGTGTTTGCCAAAGCCACATCCAAAGACACACCTAGAGCTGCCACAGAGAAGTCAG GGACAGGGATCCGCTCAGAAAGTGAAACCGAGGACACAGCCACCAGCCCGGTCGCTTCTTCAACACCTGCTCCATCTGTGGAGCAGCACAGAGACGACTACGGGAAAGGAGTCATCTTCTACCTGAGAGACAAAGTGGTGGTGGGCATTATCCTGTGGAACGTGTTTAACAGGATGCCTATTGCAAGAAAG ATAATCAAAGATGGAGAGGAACATGCAGATCTGAATGAAGTAGCCAAGCTTTTCAACATCCACGAGGATTAA